CCTGAGGAGGAACTAGAGGACCCTGAACTCCAATCAGAGGACACCTCAGAGAAGCTCATCTCTGCCGTCAGTCCAGGGCAACTGTGGGGGTAGGATGAGCGCAGCAGGCATGGTCTGACTTCCTGACATCCGGGTCTTGGAGAGACTGGGGCCCTGGTATAAGGGGCGGGGCTTCAGCTGGGGAGAGGCGAGAATCCCAGGTCCCGGCCGGAGGCAGGTGAGGTGCCTGAAGGAGGACTGAGGGGACCCTGCATGAGGACCGACGGAACCCCACAGATCCCCGCCCCTGTAGTCGGCCCTGGGAGCAcattctgtctgtctgcctttctCACATGCTGGTCTCAGAGAGACTGGGGATCTTGTGAAAGCGGAGGGGTCTCAAAATGGCGGACGGGACAGTCTCCGGTCCTGCCTGAGGGCCAGGCTGCATGCAAGGATGGACTGAGGCGGAAAGACCCCAACAGGGAGGCAGGGATCCTAGCCCTTGTGGGGACTCTTGGAGGCCCTAGAGTGGGGTGAGCAGTTTCTTGACTTCTGGCTTAGGGACCTCGGGAGGTGAGGTTTTTTTCTGGGCGGAGGGCAGAGGCTTCAGGTCGGCAGAGGCTGAACTCCCCAAACCCGAGGGAGGACTAAGCAGACCCCCACCCCTGTGGTCAGTGCTGGGAGGCCAGGCAGGAcgtgaggaggagctgatgaccGAGCATCTCCCCAGCCTAGGACCCACAGGAAGCCCTGGGCAGGTTCGGCAGCGTGTGGAGCCCCTCAGCGCTTTCTGTGGAGGCTGGGATCTTGTTCTGAATTTCCATGCAGGTCCCCAGAGGGGAGGGACCAGGTCGTGCCAGGGGCAAGGTGAGCACTACAAGGGAGCCCTGAGGGGACCTCCCGCCACACAACTGGGGGGACCTCACAGAGTCCACCCCTCGTACTGTCACAGAAGGCTCAGGGCAGTGCCACAGGATACCCCCGAGCTGCCCCCTCCCTTTTTctcacaggagctgcaggaaccAGGAGGCGAAGGCAGAGGGCTGCAGCTGGTGTCCTGAggtcagagggcagaggaggtCCAGGCAGTACCAGGGGTCAAGGTGAGGAGGGTACCCTGAGTGTGCACCAGGGGCTCCCCACCCCAGAACAGAAGGGACCCCACAAGGGCCTAATCCCCCACCTTGTCAGCCTTGGAAATCTTGGACTGTGCTGACTGCACCCTGCGGAGCCACCTCACTTCCTCCTTCCGGTAGCCAGGGGACTGGCTGCCCTGGAGGCTTGCCCCTGTGAGGTCTGAGAGCACCCAGCCCTCAAGAGGAGACCTGTAGGTTGCCTGTGTCAGTCCGCCCAGGGTGTGGTGCTCAGCTGAGGCCATTCACAGCCCCTCTCTCCCCCAGCCTGGCCTGTGGTCCCCATCTGTCACCCTGGCTGACTCCTGTCTGTGGTTTGATCCCAGGTATCGCGCTCGTGGTCGAGATGAGTGAACTGAGCAAGCCCGAGGAAGATTTTCAGGACCCTGGCGAGGCCCAGGGCCCGGTGAATGTGCAGCTCTTGGGGGCTGAGGCAGGGGTGGCTGCATCCGCCTCGGCCTCCTCCCCCACAGTGTCCTCCTTAGGCACTGGGGAGTCCTTGCCCCAGGAAGCGCTGAATGAGATGATAGCTAGCCTAATGAAGTTCCTGCTCCTCAAGTATCGAGCCAAGGAGCTGACCTCCCAGGCGGAAATGCTGAATAAGGTCCTCAGGGATAACCAGGAATACTTCCCGGTGGTCTTCAACCAAGCCTCGCAGTGCCTGCAGCTGGTCTTTGGCGTGGAAGTGAAGGAGGTGGACCCCAGGGAGCACATCTACATCATGGTCCCCATCCTGGGCCTCACCTGCAACGCAATGCTGAACAGTGGGCAGAGCATCCCCAAGGCTGGCCTCCTGGTGCTGGTCCTTAACCTGATCATGCGGAATGGAGACCGTGCCCCTGAGGAGAAGGTCTGGGGAGCACTCAGCAGATTGGGTGTGTGTGTCGGGAGTGTGCACTGCATCTTTGGGGAGCCCAGGGCGCTTCTGACCCAcgcgtgggtgcaggaggggtACCTGGAGTACCGGCAGGTGCCTTACAGCCACCCTGCTCGCTATGAGTTCCTGTGGGGTCCCCGGGCTTATGCGGAGACCAGCAAGTGGGAAGTCATGGCATTTCTGCTCAGGGTCAAACAAAGGGCTTTGAGGACCTTCCCACTGCAGTCTGCAGAGGCTGCAAGGGAGGAGGATGAGGTGGCCTGAGCCAGAGCAGCATCCAGGTGATCCTTGGCTCTGAGATTGAAGAGGGAGCGGTCAGCCTTCTCAGAAGTGAGGGCCTGGGGCAGTTTGGGGAACCAGTGTATCAGCTTCTTTGCATTCCTGTTCTGTACGATGACGTGGAGATTCACCAGTTCTCcttagaaaattttcaaactttgaTTGTTTTCATAGAAGGCTAAATAGACTTCAGTGTCTTAGCTTCATGAATGATGCTGATCACAGTGCGTTTGTGCTTACCCAGTTCGTGAGCAAGAGTTTTGCTGTTTCGTAAAAGAGATCGGAAACTCTTCCATTGTATTTTGTGGTCCTGAACAGGATGCAATGGAATTGGAATTAGAACTGTTGTGGAAAAGTGAGCTTGCTTAGCAGTAATATTGATGATGGAAGAGATGATAAAAGTAATTGTAGTGAATTCATGGTTCTGTCCTTCTTGTGTGTCATTTTCAAAAACTAAATAATCTCTTGTTCATTTGGATTTGCCTGGGTTATTTAAGGAATCAGCAGATAATGAATTGAGCCCCCCGCTCACTGGCTTGTGTATTCTGAAGACCTTTATGGAGCCACTGCTCCATGAAAGGCTGGGTTAGCAGTGGGGACACTAGGAGAAGCCGGACACCCCCCACACCATGAGCGATGATCTAGGAGCCGTAGTCACACGAAGAAGGTGGAGAGAAGTCCCCTAGTCACACTAAACCAGGCAACACAGGGCGGGGCGGTCAGGCTCCTAGAGGAATGCTGGAATGTCAGTGTCTGAGCCAGGGCGTTCTGGGGGCTTTGGGAAGCTGGGTTCCTTCTGTGGGAGGTGATCGTGATGAGGCTGCGTGGTGGCATCCCTCAGACTTGCAGGCAGTGTGTCTTGGGGGTGACGGGAAAGTCTGAAACAGATCATCGCTGTGAGGTATCCTTTTGCATCTTGGATAAAACACAGAGAGATCTCTTTCTCGGGCAGGAAAGAAGGGGTCCTGACTGTTGTTGCATTGGTGTTGACCACAGGGGAAAAGGACGTGTTTTCTACCACTGCCCACCATCTGCTTGGAATCCTGGAGAAGAGCAAATGTTGCTTTGAAGTATGGCCCAGCAGTCCCTGGGCTGGCCCTCTACTCTCTGTCCTGGGAAAGCGGATTACCAAGTATATTGAAATGACCATTTATTTGGTCATCTGGACTTTATTTTGGCCACTTGTGCACATGCTCTAGATTTCAGAGGGATGAAATGAGTGAAGAGAAGCTGCCAAGTGGAGAAATCCTGCTGGGTGACTGGATCCTGGGAACTTTGATTCCCAGCTGGGAAAGACACTGCTCCGCACCCCTCAAACACATGCATACACC
The window above is part of the Bos indicus x Bos taurus breed Angus x Brahman F1 hybrid unplaced genomic scaffold, Bos_hybrid_MaternalHap_v2.0 tig00011889_arrow_arrow_obj, whole genome shotgun sequence genome. Proteins encoded here:
- the LOC113889377 gene encoding melanoma-associated antigen 10-like, which translates into the protein MSELSKPEEDFQDPGEAQGPVNVQLLGAEAGVAASASASSPTVSSLGTGESLPQEALNEMIASLMKFLLLKYRAKELTSQAEMLNKVLRDNQEYFPVVFNQASQCLQLVFGVEVKEVDPREHIYIMVPILGLTCNAMLNSGQSIPKAGLLVLVLNLIMRNGDRAPEEKVWGALSRLGVCVGSVHCIFGEPRALLTHAWVQEGYLEYRQVPYSHPARYEFLWGPRAYAETSKWEVMAFLLRVKQRALRTFPLQSAEAAREEDEVA